CGGAATGGATCTTGAGGTTGGTGCCTGCGGTGGTGCCGAACTTGACGTCGGCGACACCGTCGAGGTTCGTACCGGTGATGGTGACGACCGTGCCGCCGGCGACGGGCCCGGTCGCCGGGGTGACGGTGGCGATGGTCGCCGGCGGGAACAGCTTGTCGATCTGCGACTGCCGCAGGATCGCGCCGGCCCTGAACAGGATGGTCTTGATCGACCCTTCCGGTACGGCGTCGTTGGAGACGTTCGGGCGGTTGCCGATGTCGTGCGCCCGGGTGGAATAGACGTCCGCGGTGACCCGCATCTCGGGGTCGCTGGTGGCGGCGGCGGGGAAGCCCGCCTTGGTGATGCGGGCGCCTGCCGCGTTGTAGAGGCCCATGAGGGATCTCCTCCTCGTGTGGTCGGGAGGAGAAGGTTGCCGG
The Streptomyces tirandamycinicus DNA segment above includes these coding regions:
- a CDS encoding IPT/TIG domain-containing protein → MGLYNAAGARITKAGFPAAATSDPEMRVTADVYSTRAHDIGNRPNVSNDAVPEGSIKTILFRAGAILRQSQIDKLFPPATIATVTPATGPVAGGTVVTITGTNLDGVADVKFGTTAGTNLKIHSATRIEVTTPALSAGAKDVNVGDEVGTVTKTGGFTYV